agtttttgttttcttaaaaagtaacagagaggccctggccggttggctcagtggtagagcgtcggccgggcgtgcagaggtcccgggttcgattcccggccagggcacacaggagaagcgcccatctgcttctccacccctccccctctccttcctctctgtctctctcttcccctcccgcagccgaggctccactggagcaaagatggcccgggcgctggggatggaagtaacagaggcctgacctgtggtggtgcagtgcataaagcatcgacctggaatgctgacatctccggttcgaaaccttgggcttgcctggtcaaggcaaatatgggagttgatgcttcctgctcctacccccttctctcactcctctctaaaatgaataaaataaaatcttttagaaaaagtaacagaggtggggaggcagagacagactcctgcatacgccccaaCCAAGATCTGCCTGGCAAGCTCCCACCAGGTGATGTTCTTCCCAGCTGGGCTATAGCTGCGTTgcttggcagctgagctatttcagtgcctgaggccaaggccatggaaccatcctcagccaactttgcttgaatcatTCTCCATGGCGgcagtagggagggagggagggagagagagagagagagagagagagagagagatgaggggatagagaagcagatggtcacttctcctgtgtgccctgaccagggatcaaattcagtacttccatatgccaggctgacactctacctctgagccaactggccagggcctgtgggaagttttaaaattacttatttaatctatttacttgtagatctattcagattttctctttcttcttgagtcagtttagGTAATTTGTGTGTTTtaaggaatttctccattttctttagtCTAATTTGTTGGTGTACTGTTCTCTATAGTATCCCCTTATTACCCCTTTTACTTTCTAAATGTCAGTAGTGATAACTCTTCTTTTCATTCctaattttagtaatttgagtcttctctcttttttcctgggtCAGTCTAGACTTGtcagttttatttatcctttcaatgaaccaacctttttttttttttagagagagagaaggggggagggaaagagagagagtgagagagacaggaagggagagagatgagaaacatcaactcatagttatgacaccttagctgttcattgattgtgttctcatatgtgacttgaccaggaggctccagctgagccaatgaccccttgctcaagccagcaacctttgggacatgtctataatcccacactcgagctggtgagcccatgctcaaactggatgagcctttgctcaagccagcaacctcagggttttgaacctcagtcctctATGTTCCAggccagtgttctatccactgcaccaccacctactgAGGTCCAACTTTTGATATATTGATTTTCcctatttatttccactctaatctttattattttatttcttctgcttgctttgggtttggtgtgctgttttttttttttttttctagtttttaaaagtaGATTAGTTTTTTGATTGGACATCTTTTCTAGACTAGCACTTAGAGTTGTAAATCTCCTCTGGACACTACTTTAAACTGCATTCCatgttttgatatgttgtgttttcGTTTTCATTTAACTCAAAGTATTTTCTGAATTccccttgtgatttcttctttgacccattgagtatgttgtttaatttccatatatttttgaattttccaaatttccttctgttaataatattatttttttatttgagagagagagatcgatttgttgttccacttacttactaatgcatcattggttgattcttttatgtgctttgactggggattgaacccacaaccttggcatgtgggGATGGTGCtcaaactaactgagctacccagccagggccactaatttttatttaattccattgtgATTAGATAGCATAGTATATATGTTTCTGatcctttttaatttcttaaggtttttaaaatttttattaaggccTAGCATATGGTTTctcctggagaatgttccatgtgcacttgagaagctATTATAGGGTGGTGGAATGTTCTTTAAGTTGTCTTGTTGGGTGTGGTGAGTTTATGGTGTTGGTccaagttttctgtttcttttccccatAGGTGAAACCTGGAACCCCTTCAAATTACAGTACCAGCTGAGAAATGTAAGAGAGCGAATTGCAAAGAACCTAGTAGAGAAGGGCATTCTaacaactgagaaacagaatttccTTCTATTTGACATGACTACTCATCCGGTGACCAATACAACAGAGAAACAGCGACTAGTGAAAAAACTTCAAGATAGTGTCCTAGAGCGGTGGGTAAATGATCCTCAACGCATGGACAAGCGAACATTAGCACTCCTGGTGCTAGCGCACTCCTCCGATGTGCTAGAGAATGTTTTCTCCTCTCTGACAGATGACAAGTACGATGTGGCAATGAATCGAGCCAAGGACCTACTAGAACTTGACCCTGAAGTGGAAGGGACGAAGCACAGTGCCACAGAGATGATTTGGGCTGTGTTGGCAGCCTTCAATAAATCCTAAAGCCAGCAGGTggatttctcctttcctcctgctgGCCTGGTGACCTTCAGAGACACTATCACTGAGTTTTGtgtgatgaaatatttttcatcattttcttttccttctcttgaatCAGACTTGCGATTTGGGGAAAGCAACTTCAGGGCTTCTCCAGAAACGTTGACCTTTATAAGCagactttatttctctctctacttCCCTTCCAGAGGGAATAAACTGAGTGAGcccacacacacccaaaaaaCATTTCTCTTGTCTCTTAGTTTACTTCTGTGTAGTATGCTTTTGGATAAGTAGGATTATCTAAGTGAGATTTGCTGTTTCAGCCACAGAATGTGAATGAAACGTAGAGCAAaccatttaattacattttttaaagtctatttttttctatcttaaatACACATTTTCAGTCTTTCTCAGACTCTCCTAGGTGATGTAGCTTACTGAAATAACTGCCTCTTTGAAAAAGGGTCAATGGAAACTAATTTTTGGATCAGGTAGTCTCTGGGGATGTATGTCCCACTAATGATTTTCTCACTTTCCTGTCTGTTCTAACCTAATGAAAATATTCCAAATTTGATTACCCTGGAACCAGAAatacattttatcctctttctttttttttttttttttttttttttaatgttgttgttgtggcagagacagagagagtcagagagagggacagttagaaacagacagacaggaaaggagagagatgagaaacatcaattctttgttgcggttccttagttcattgattgctttctcatatgtgccttgtcgggggggggagggtacagcagaccgagtgacctcttgcgcgagccagcaaccttgggtccaagttggtgagctttgctcaaactcgataagcccgtgctcaagctggcgacctcggggtctcgaacatgggtcctccgcgtcccagtccgacgctctatccactgcgccaccgcctagtcatgCTCATCCTCTTTCTTAGCATTATCCTACTCCATCATTAGGACAGAAGTCtaaatgaaaaagatatatatCTCCCAACCACCTCCTTTATACAGTCAGCGTTAGTTTGTAAGAGAACGAGGTGGTACCAGAATGTCCACCCTTTAGCACGTGACTATCCTGATTCCTCCAGACAACTTTAAACCTTTCTACTCTGATTGCATTGAATGTTATAAATTTCAGTTGCTGAATAACAGCTTCCTGAATCAGATAATATATCTAAACTCCAGGTCTTGTTCCCTATTTTTGGCTTCCTACATAAATGTAATAGATTCTATCTATAGTTAAGTGTTCTGGAAGTAATTTTGTCTATATTTAACCCACAGATACTGTCCTAGTCGTTAGTCTTGTCTCGATACAACCATATTTGTAGCCAAGTCTCTAAAATGTTGTTCAGTTTAGTAGTGAGTGCAAAGAGAAGCTTATTAAGaaaaattctagccctggccggttggctcagcagtagagcgtcggcctggcgtgcaggggacccaggttcgattcccggccagggcacataggagaagcgcccatttgcttctccatccccccccctccttcctctctgtctctctcttcccctcccgcagccaaggctccattggagcaaagatggcccgggcgctggggacagctccttggcctctgccccaggcgctagagtggctctggtcgcggcagagcgatgccccagaggggcagagcatcgccccctggtgggcagagtgttgcccctggtgggtgtgctgggtggatcctggtcaggcacatgcgggagtctgtctgactgtctctccccgtttccggcttcagaaaaatacaaaaaaaaaaaaatcaaaaatcagtCCATGTGTTTGTCTCTACCTgacttagtttttctttgcatttgaaCAATTCGGCATGAATTGAAACCAGGTTTTCCAGTGGAAAGTTTCAGCTTGATTGGGGGATGTGGAAGTTGAGTTCTTTCTTGCAACTCTtggtcatgtttatttttatattgtatctCAATAACATGAGGATGTCTTCATTTTGAAGCTGCAGAATGTTCACTGCAAAACACcttatttaaaacatatagtTTCATATAAAGATAAGTATAGGCTCTCTGGTCTCTCTGTGCAGTTTTACAACTTCAGttatctacttatttttttaagtgagaggaggggtgacagacagacatgggcctcaaccaggatccactcagcaatccccatctgggttgatgctccaatcaaccaagctatcctcagcacccggggcgaccctcaaatcaatggagccagtggctatgggaggggaagagaaggaggagggggagagggacaggaagataagcagatggtcacttctcatgtttgcccttactggggattgaacctgggacttccacacaccaggccaatactctgtccactgagccaaccagccagggccacaagttcAGTTATTTTAACTGGAAATAAGAACTTTGCACACAAGGCCTTTACACTATTTTACTCTGTGTAAAAAATTGGAATACACAAATATTATAATTGTAACATAGACTGGGGGTCAGGGCATATCAAGGCTAACCTGAATACTGACCAATGTTATAAAATCCATATAATGTCTCCATCCTAATCAAAATAAGTTACCAAAATAAGTTACCCCATTATATACCATTATTACTATGAAGAAAATGTGTATGTTCTCCTATTAATATCTACTTGTAAATGACACCTGAATTTATCTTAAGAGCTGGAAGTCTTAAGTTCCAAATGTAGATAACATATATAAGTATGATAGAATTAACGTGCTTCTAATTAGGTTATTCTTTCCTTTATAAGTCTGCAGGATCAGGGACAATAAGAAATGTATTTCCTAGGATTGTTTATACTTCCTTGTTATTTTTACTTCAGATAGAACATTATTCCCATAGTTCAtacctttttcccttttttagtgagagaaggaaagagacagacaggaagggagagagatgagaagcatcaactcatttgcagcactttagttattcattggttgcttctcatacatgccttgaccaggggactccaattgagctagtgaccctttgctcaagccagtgattttgggctcaagccaagtgaccttagacttcaagccagtaacctttgggttcaagccagcaaccatggggtcatgtctatgatcccacgctcaagccaataacccagtgctcaagctggtgagcctgcactcaagctggcaacctccgggttttgaacctgggtcctcagcatcccaggtccacgctctacccactatgccatcacctagtcaggcccataattctttataaaatgtttctttaaaaagtgcaaggatcaggctctggccggttggctcagtggtaaagcgtcggcctggcgtgcagaagtcccgggttcgatttctggccagggcacacaggagaagcgcccagctgcttctccactcctccccctctccttcctctctgtctctctcttcccctcccgcagcgaggcttcattggagcaaagatggcccgggcgctggggatggctccttggcctctgccccaggtgcaagagtggctctggtcgcaacagagtgatgccccggaggggcagagcatcgccccctggtgggcgtgccgggaggatcccggtcgggcgcatgtgggaatctgtctgactgtctctccccgtttccggcttcagaaaaatacaggggaaaaaaaaagtgcaaggaTCATTGCA
The Saccopteryx bilineata isolate mSacBil1 chromosome 3, mSacBil1_pri_phased_curated, whole genome shotgun sequence DNA segment above includes these coding regions:
- the GOLPH3L gene encoding Golgi phosphoprotein 3-like; translated protein: MTTLTHRTRRTEVGKNSEKKVESEEDTNQDRSSDNEDSGDSKDIRLTLMEEVLLLGLKDKEGYTSFWNDCISSGLRGGILIELAMRGRIYLEPPTMRKKRLLDRKVLLKSDSPTGDILLDETLKHIKVTEPTETVQTWIELLTGETWNPFKLQYQLRNVRERIAKNLVEKGILTTEKQNFLLFDMTTHPVTNTTEKQRLVKKLQDSVLERWVNDPQRMDKRTLALLVLAHSSDVLENVFSSLTDDKYDVAMNRAKDLLELDPEVEGTKHSATEMIWAVLAAFNKS